From the Roseateles sp. XES5 genome, one window contains:
- a CDS encoding flagellar basal body P-ring protein FlgI, which translates to MMQSFLFRVAAFLACLMLAAGPALPAARIKDVASLQAGRDNQLIGYGLVVGLQGTGDSMRSSPFTEQSMRAMLQNLGISMVGTQTRAKNIAAVLVTANLPPFASPGSRIDVTVGSLGDATSLRGGTLVMTSLSGADGQIYAVAQGSIVVTGLSANGDAASVQQGVTTAGRVPNGAIIERELPSRFKDSSDLVLQLRNPDFSTSVGMADAINRYAAAQYGSPIAESRDSQSVYIAKPKMADLARLMADIENLVIETDAPARVVINERTGTIVIGQDVRISPVAVSYGSLTVQVNEMPEVIQPEPFSKGVTAVQPRTDILVQQDGGNVAVLDGSSLRSLVSGLNSIGVKPDGIISILQSIKTAGALQAELVLQ; encoded by the coding sequence ATGATGCAATCCTTCCTTTTCCGCGTCGCAGCCTTTCTCGCCTGCCTCATGCTTGCGGCGGGCCCGGCGCTGCCGGCGGCCCGCATCAAGGACGTCGCCTCGCTGCAGGCCGGCCGCGACAACCAGCTGATCGGCTACGGCCTCGTCGTCGGCCTCCAGGGCACGGGCGACAGCATGCGCTCCTCGCCCTTCACCGAACAGTCCATGCGCGCGATGCTGCAGAACCTCGGCATCTCCATGGTGGGCACGCAGACGCGCGCCAAGAACATCGCCGCCGTGCTCGTCACGGCCAATCTGCCGCCCTTCGCCAGCCCCGGCAGCCGCATCGACGTGACGGTCGGTTCGCTCGGCGACGCGACGTCGCTGCGCGGCGGCACGCTCGTCATGACCTCGCTTTCCGGCGCCGACGGCCAGATCTATGCGGTCGCGCAGGGCTCCATCGTCGTCACCGGCCTCAGCGCCAATGGCGATGCGGCCAGCGTCCAGCAGGGCGTGACGACCGCCGGCCGCGTGCCGAACGGTGCGATCATCGAACGCGAGCTGCCCTCGCGCTTCAAGGATTCGTCCGACCTCGTCCTTCAGCTGCGCAATCCGGATTTCTCGACCTCGGTCGGCATGGCCGACGCGATCAACCGCTACGCGGCCGCCCAGTACGGCTCGCCGATCGCCGAATCGCGCGATTCCCAGTCGGTCTATATCGCCAAGCCGAAGATGGCCGACCTTGCGCGCCTGATGGCCGATATCGAAAACCTCGTCATCGAGACGGACGCGCCGGCGCGCGTCGTCATCAACGAACGCACGGGCACCATCGTAATCGGCCAGGACGTGCGCATCTCGCCCGTCGCCGTCAGCTATGGCTCGCTCACCGTGCAGGTCAACGAAATGCCCGAAGTGATCCAGCCTGAGCCCTTCTCCAAGGGCGTGACGGCCGTCCAGCCGCGCACGGATATCCTCGTGCAGCAGGATGGCGGCAATGTCGCGGTGCTCGACGGCTCCAGCCTGCGCTCGCTCGTCTCCGGCCTCAACAGCATCGGCGTCAAGCCGGATGGCATCATCTCCATCCTGCAGAGCATCAAGACGGCCGGCGCCCTTCAGGCAGAACTGGTGCTGCAATGA
- the fliI gene encoding flagellar protein export ATPase FliI, which yields MMNALAGLVRRYSSPEFSVVHGGHVQTIAAGNYTVSGLSRHVRLGEFVAHKSATGIHLGEVVRVEQDTVVVCPIEPGEPIGIHDTVIRKGAFRIAPSETWCGRTINALGEPIDGLGPLTQGDERRSISNTAPPSMTRRRIEDGFSTGVRAIDIFAPLCLGQRLGIFAGSGVGKSTLLSMLARADAFDKVVIALVGERGREVREFIEDTLGDNLAKSVAVVATSDESPMLRKMAPLTAVTIAEHYRDQGDNVLLIIDSVTRFAHAIREVATASGEPPIARGYPASVFTELPRLLERAGPGAEGAGTITAIISILVDGDNHNDPIADSTRGILDGHIVMERSLAEEGRYPPINPLASISRLARKAWTPDQEKLVSRLKSLIHRFEETRDLRLIGGYRPGGDPDLDMAIKQVPIIYEVLKQTPGEDPAADAFSDLAVALRNAAAQGGAPAMRRG from the coding sequence ATGATGAATGCCCTTGCGGGGCTTGTCCGGCGCTACTCCTCGCCGGAATTCTCCGTCGTCCATGGTGGTCACGTCCAGACCATCGCCGCCGGCAACTACACGGTCAGCGGCCTGTCGCGGCATGTGCGGCTCGGCGAGTTCGTCGCGCACAAGAGCGCGACCGGCATCCATCTCGGCGAGGTCGTCCGCGTCGAACAGGACACGGTCGTCGTATGCCCCATCGAACCGGGCGAGCCCATCGGCATCCACGACACGGTCATCCGCAAGGGCGCCTTCCGCATCGCGCCGTCGGAAACCTGGTGCGGCCGCACGATCAACGCGCTCGGCGAGCCCATCGACGGGCTCGGCCCGCTGACACAGGGCGACGAGCGCCGCTCCATCTCCAACACCGCGCCGCCCTCGATGACGCGCCGGCGCATCGAGGACGGCTTCAGCACGGGCGTGCGCGCCATCGATATCTTCGCGCCGCTCTGCCTCGGCCAGCGCCTCGGCATCTTCGCCGGTTCGGGCGTCGGCAAGTCGACGCTGCTGTCGATGCTTGCGCGAGCCGATGCCTTCGACAAGGTGGTGATCGCGCTTGTCGGCGAGCGCGGCCGCGAAGTGCGCGAATTCATCGAGGATACGCTCGGCGACAACCTCGCCAAGTCTGTCGCCGTCGTCGCCACCAGCGACGAGAGCCCGATGCTGCGCAAGATGGCGCCGCTGACGGCCGTGACCATTGCCGAGCACTACCGCGACCAGGGCGACAACGTGCTCCTGATCATCGACAGCGTGACGCGCTTTGCCCATGCGATCCGCGAGGTGGCGACCGCCTCCGGCGAGCCGCCCATCGCCCGCGGTTATCCCGCCTCCGTCTTCACCGAGCTGCCGCGGCTTCTCGAGCGGGCAGGCCCGGGCGCGGAAGGCGCGGGCACGATCACCGCCATCATCTCGATCCTCGTCGACGGCGACAATCACAACGACCCGATCGCCGACTCCACGCGCGGCATTCTCGACGGCCATATCGTGATGGAGCGCAGCCTTGCGGAAGAGGGGCGCTATCCGCCCATCAACCCGCTCGCCTCGATCTCGCGCCTTGCCCGCAAGGCCTGGACGCCGGACCAGGAGAAGCTGGTGTCGCGGCTGAAGTCGCTGATCCACCGCTTCGAGGAAACGCGCGACCTGCGCCTCATCGGCGGCTATCGCCCGGGCGGCGATCCCGACCTCGACATGGCGATCAAGCAGGTGCCGATCATCTACGAGGTTCTGAAACAGACGCCGGGTGAAGACCCAGCCGCGGACGCCTTCTCCGACCTTGCGGTCGCGCTGAGGAATGCGGCCGCGCAGGGCGGCGCGCCGGCCATGCGAAGGGGATGA
- the flgC gene encoding flagellar basal body rod protein FlgC — protein MDPLVASMKVAASGLEAQSTRIRIVSENLANARSTGDTPGADPFRRKTVTFAAELDRATNASLVEVERLGVDEGEFSTEYDPGNPAADEKGFVKMPNVNVLVEMADMREANRSYEANLQSIKQSRDLISATIDLLRASQ, from the coding sequence ATGGATCCGCTCGTAGCTTCAATGAAAGTCGCGGCCTCGGGACTTGAGGCGCAATCCACCCGCATCCGTATCGTTTCGGAAAACCTCGCCAACGCCCGTTCCACGGGCGACACCCCTGGCGCCGACCCCTTCCGCCGCAAGACGGTGACCTTTGCCGCCGAGCTCGACCGCGCCACCAACGCGTCGCTCGTCGAGGTCGAACGTCTCGGTGTCGACGAGGGCGAATTCTCGACCGAATACGATCCGGGCAATCCGGCGGCCGACGAGAAGGGCTTCGTGAAGATGCCGAACGTCAACGTGCTGGTCGAAATGGCCGACATGCGCGAAGCCAACCGCTCCTATGAAGCCAACCTGCAGAGCATCAAGCAGTCGCGCGATCTGATCAGCGCCACCATCGACCTTCTGAGGGCATCGCAATGA
- the flgB gene encoding flagellar basal body rod protein FlgB, producing the protein MQPIQLFELASKQAEWLSVRQSVVAGNIANANTPGFKAKDVTPFQSVLETTGIRMAATQPGHFTETEMASRVIETKPTEEIGVQESGNTVGLAEELMKEGQVKREFDMNAGLVKAFHRMMLMTVRR; encoded by the coding sequence ATGCAACCGATACAACTGTTTGAACTGGCATCGAAACAGGCCGAATGGCTCTCAGTCCGCCAGAGTGTGGTTGCAGGCAACATCGCCAACGCCAACACCCCCGGGTTCAAGGCGAAGGACGTAACCCCCTTCCAGTCGGTGCTCGAAACCACGGGCATCCGCATGGCGGCGACGCAGCCCGGCCACTTCACCGAAACCGAAATGGCAAGCCGCGTCATCGAGACCAAGCCCACCGAAGAGATCGGCGTGCAGGAGTCCGGCAACACGGTCGGCCTTGCCGAGGAACTCATGAAGGAAGGCCAGGTCAAGCGTGAGTTCGATATGAATGCCGGCCTCGTCAAGGCCTTTCATCGCATGATGCTGATGACAGTCAGAAGGTAA
- a CDS encoding DUF1217 domain-containing protein, with amino-acid sequence MTTTYTSYKLISSDLQTSLKRVSEQPDVKRETEYYLSKIGSIKTIDEFFADSRLYNYAMKAHGLDDMAYAKAFMRKVLTEGVDNKDAFANQLSDTRYKALAESLNFARHGELATTFERAQKGVVEKYARQTLEVSAGEDNTGVRLALYFERMASSITSGYSIIADDALAQVVRTALQLPAEFAATDIDRQAAYYEDVLNLEEFKDPSKVGKFLERFTAMWELENPVGSYDPLTVFQSSSLTGISTDLLLSINNLKLGGR; translated from the coding sequence GTGACGACCACCTATACGAGCTACAAGCTGATTTCCTCCGACCTCCAGACGTCGCTGAAGCGCGTTTCGGAGCAGCCGGACGTCAAGCGCGAGACGGAATACTACCTTTCCAAGATCGGCAGCATAAAGACCATCGACGAGTTCTTCGCCGACAGCCGTCTCTACAACTACGCCATGAAGGCGCACGGGCTGGACGACATGGCCTATGCCAAGGCCTTCATGCGCAAGGTGCTGACGGAGGGCGTGGACAACAAGGACGCCTTCGCCAACCAGCTCAGCGACACGCGCTACAAGGCGCTTGCGGAATCGCTGAACTTCGCCCGTCACGGCGAGCTCGCCACCACCTTCGAGCGCGCCCAGAAGGGCGTAGTCGAGAAATATGCCCGCCAGACGCTGGAAGTCAGCGCCGGCGAGGACAATACGGGCGTGCGCCTGGCGCTCTATTTCGAGCGCATGGCCTCCTCCATCACCTCGGGTTACTCGATCATCGCCGACGACGCGCTGGCCCAGGTCGTGCGCACCGCGCTGCAGCTTCCGGCGGAATTCGCCGCGACCGACATCGACCGCCAGGCAGCCTACTACGAGGACGTGCTGAACCTCGAGGAGTTCAAGGACCCCTCCAAGGTCGGCAAGTTCCTCGAGCGCTTCACCGCGATGTGGGAACTCGAAAACCCCGTCGGCAGCTACGATCCGCTGACCGTCTTCCAGTCGTCCAGCCTTACCGGCATTTCCACGGACCTCTTGCTTTCCATCAACAATCTGAAACTCGGAGGTCGCTGA
- the flgG gene encoding flagellar basal-body rod protein FlgG, whose product MKALAIAATGMNAQQTNLEVIANNIANINTTGFKRARAEFSDLLYQTERAAGVPNRANAAVVPEGAIIGLGVKTAAVRNLHLQGGLVSTGNSFDLALIGRGWFQIEAADGSTLYTRAGAFNTNAQGQLVTLDGYTVVPGITVPQDATEVTVTKSGQVYATVGGQQQDLGQITLANFVNEAGLEPLGENLYRETAASGPANVGAPDEAGFAYIQQNYLEASNVDPVKEITDLISAQRAYEMNSKIIQAADEMAAVVSKNLR is encoded by the coding sequence ATGAAAGCCCTTGCCATTGCCGCCACCGGCATGAACGCGCAGCAGACCAACCTCGAAGTCATCGCGAACAACATCGCGAACATCAACACGACCGGCTTCAAGCGCGCCCGCGCCGAGTTCTCGGATCTGCTCTACCAGACCGAACGCGCCGCGGGCGTGCCGAACCGCGCCAATGCGGCCGTCGTGCCGGAAGGCGCGATCATCGGCCTCGGCGTCAAGACCGCCGCGGTGCGCAACCTGCATCTCCAGGGCGGCCTCGTGTCCACCGGCAACTCCTTCGACCTCGCGCTGATCGGCCGCGGCTGGTTCCAGATCGAGGCGGCGGACGGCTCCACGCTCTACACCCGCGCCGGCGCCTTCAACACCAACGCCCAGGGCCAGCTCGTGACGCTCGACGGCTATACGGTGGTGCCCGGCATCACGGTGCCGCAGGATGCGACGGAAGTCACCGTCACCAAGTCCGGCCAGGTCTATGCAACGGTCGGCGGCCAGCAGCAGGATCTCGGCCAGATCACCCTGGCGAACTTCGTCAACGAGGCCGGCCTCGAGCCGCTCGGCGAAAACCTCTACCGCGAAACCGCCGCCTCCGGCCCGGCCAATGTCGGCGCACCGGACGAAGCGGGCTTCGCCTATATCCAGCAGAACTACCTCGAAGCCTCCAACGTCGATCCGGTCAAGGAAATCACCGACCTGATCTCGGCCCAGCGCGCCTATGAAATGAACTCCAAGATCATTCAGGCGGCGGACGAAATGGCGGCGGTGGTCAGCAAGAACCTGAGATAA
- a CDS encoding flagellar hook-basal body complex protein FliE — MIESIKGVNGLFSNGPLSGVETGTANTVSAAAAQGTGTQMSFAQVMGDMASEMANTLKLGETKSFEAIQGKASTREVVDAVMNAEQTLQTAIAIRDKVVTAYLEVARMQI; from the coding sequence ATGATCGAGAGCATCAAGGGCGTAAACGGCCTTTTCTCCAACGGCCCGCTGTCGGGCGTCGAGACCGGGACGGCCAACACCGTTTCCGCCGCCGCCGCGCAGGGAACCGGCACCCAGATGTCCTTCGCCCAGGTGATGGGCGACATGGCAAGTGAAATGGCCAACACGCTGAAGCTTGGTGAAACCAAGTCCTTCGAGGCCATCCAGGGCAAGGCATCGACCCGCGAAGTGGTCGACGCCGTCATGAATGCCGAGCAGACGCTGCAGACCGCCATCGCCATCCGCGACAAGGTCGTCACCGCCTATCTCGAAGTAGCCAGAATGCAGATCTGA
- a CDS encoding FliM/FliN family flagellar motor switch protein: MSAATVTSAPAPMDPIVLARLTGRLGDQATISKLCASLGDVFSEFLPDMLESELGFEVAVSYAGFTTGTYGTLVSGLGGAMACCDASLRDWCERFTLICDSPMIITLVENMLGAVSDSIEDPEPRPLSKIELDLAAMMFDRISGVLKTAVNGANGYEPYLGAAHNAEIRKPHDDGSDEQFVAMVNMAVGIGPVLSTFHVVIPQAVLLKSTITAPKPANAPKTRVEWSEQLGEQVRRSKVTLEARIRLEAQTLDTISRLQAGDVIPFNEAGDVRVEVNANGRNLYVCEFGRSGARYTVRVKDTYGSEEELLQHIIG, encoded by the coding sequence ATGAGCGCAGCGACCGTGACCTCCGCCCCCGCCCCCATGGATCCCATCGTGCTTGCCCGCCTCACGGGCAGGCTCGGCGACCAGGCGACCATCTCCAAGCTCTGCGCCAGCCTCGGCGACGTGTTCTCCGAATTCCTGCCCGACATGCTGGAAAGCGAACTCGGCTTCGAGGTCGCGGTCTCCTATGCCGGTTTCACGACCGGCACCTACGGCACGCTCGTCTCGGGCCTTGGCGGCGCCATGGCCTGCTGCGACGCGTCCCTTCGCGACTGGTGCGAGCGCTTCACGCTGATCTGCGACAGCCCGATGATCATCACGCTCGTCGAGAACATGCTCGGCGCCGTGAGCGATTCGATCGAGGATCCGGAGCCGCGGCCGCTCTCCAAGATCGAGCTCGACCTTGCGGCCATGATGTTCGACCGCATTTCCGGCGTGCTGAAGACGGCCGTCAACGGCGCGAACGGCTATGAGCCCTATCTCGGCGCGGCGCACAATGCAGAAATCCGCAAGCCCCACGACGACGGCAGCGACGAGCAGTTCGTCGCGATGGTCAACATGGCGGTCGGCATCGGACCCGTGCTCTCGACCTTCCACGTCGTCATTCCCCAGGCCGTTCTCCTGAAATCGACCATCACGGCACCGAAGCCGGCCAACGCGCCGAAGACCCGGGTCGAATGGAGCGAACAGCTCGGCGAGCAGGTGCGTCGCTCCAAGGTGACGCTGGAGGCGCGCATCCGCCTCGAAGCCCAGACGCTCGACACGATCAGCCGCCTGCAGGCCGGCGACGTCATTCCCTTCAACGAGGCCGGCGACGTGCGCGTGGAAGTGAACGCGAACGGCCGCAACCTCTATGTCTGCGAATTCGGCCGCTCCGGCGCCCGCTACACGGTTCGCGTCAAGGATACCTACGGCTCGGAGGAAGAGCTCCTCCAGCACATCATCGGATAG
- the flgA gene encoding flagellar basal body P-ring formation chaperone FlgA: MMFRLIAALRREKTFSALRRAALAAPAVLIGLFSADAALAEARTAVVPKRIIYPGEEIDAGQLEVVEVTNPNIVNGFAEDISAVNGMVTKRTLLPGRVILTSALRAPFAVSRGTTVQLVFDNGSMVLRASGTPLQDAAVGDLIKVRNKDSGVIVSGTVMGDGTVHVVAK, translated from the coding sequence ATGATGTTTCGCCTGATAGCAGCTCTTCGGAGAGAAAAGACCTTTTCCGCCCTGCGGCGCGCGGCCCTTGCCGCGCCCGCCGTGCTCATCGGTCTCTTTTCGGCCGACGCCGCCCTGGCCGAGGCGCGCACCGCCGTCGTGCCCAAGCGCATCATCTATCCCGGCGAGGAAATCGACGCGGGCCAGCTCGAAGTGGTCGAGGTCACCAACCCGAACATCGTCAATGGTTTCGCCGAGGACATCTCCGCCGTCAACGGCATGGTGACGAAGCGCACGCTCCTGCCCGGCCGCGTCATTCTGACATCGGCCTTGCGCGCGCCTTTCGCCGTTTCCCGCGGCACCACCGTCCAGCTCGTCTTCGACAACGGTTCGATGGTGCTGCGCGCGTCGGGCACGCCCCTGCAGGATGCGGCCGTCGGCGACCTCATCAAGGTCCGCAACAAGGATTCCGGCGTGATCGTCTCCGGTACGGTCATGGGCGACGGAACCGTCCACGTGGTGGCGAAATGA
- the flgH gene encoding flagellar basal body L-ring protein FlgH: MKKTASALAVAMALSGCTSQAVNEIGRAPSMSPIGSGLNYAETPQMAMYPKQPRTAVSGYSIWSDQQSALFKDSRAFKVGDIMTVNIRVNDKASFDNKTDRSRTNKSGMNLGFGGSGNNFSVDTSADLNYGSSTSTKGDGTTERSEKLNLLVAAVVTGVIENGNLLISGSQEVRVNHELRILNVAGIVRPQDVDANNQISYERIAEARISYGGRGRLTEVQQPPWGQQAVDLFSPI, translated from the coding sequence ATGAAAAAGACCGCCTCCGCACTTGCCGTCGCGATGGCCTTGTCGGGCTGCACCAGTCAGGCTGTGAACGAGATCGGCCGGGCGCCGTCGATGAGCCCCATCGGCAGCGGCCTCAACTATGCCGAGACGCCGCAGATGGCGATGTATCCCAAGCAGCCGCGCACGGCGGTTTCCGGCTATTCGATCTGGAGCGACCAGCAATCGGCGCTGTTCAAGGATTCGCGCGCCTTCAAGGTGGGCGACATCATGACCGTGAACATCCGCGTCAACGACAAGGCGAGCTTCGACAACAAGACCGACCGGTCCCGCACCAACAAGAGCGGCATGAACCTCGGCTTCGGCGGCTCGGGCAACAATTTCAGCGTCGATACGTCGGCCGATCTCAACTACGGCTCCTCGACCAGCACGAAGGGCGACGGCACGACGGAGCGGTCCGAAAAGCTGAACCTGCTCGTCGCCGCGGTCGTCACCGGCGTCATCGAGAACGGCAATCTCCTGATTTCCGGCTCGCAGGAAGTGCGCGTGAACCATGAGCTGCGCATCCTCAACGTCGCCGGCATCGTGCGCCCGCAGGATGTCGACGCCAACAACCAGATCTCCTACGAGCGCATCGCGGAGGCCCGCATCTCCTACGGTGGCCGCGGCCGCCTGACCGAAGTGCAGCAGCCGCCGTGGGGCCAGCAGGCCGTCGACCTGTTCTCGCCGATCTGA
- a CDS encoding MotE family protein, whose amino-acid sequence MMNTTLSTFARKLALPLAGFVMMAIPGAFAEERPVVTTTKASTDEVREFCTNIADAARDQRYLLQKQELETLQKDVDERIKVLETRRAEYEDWLKRRNDFLKSAEAGLVEIYRKMKPDAAASQLAELDPEIASAIVMKLPPRQSSTILGEMPADKAAMLTRIIASATDPNTSKDPS is encoded by the coding sequence ATGATGAACACGACCCTTTCGACATTCGCCCGCAAGCTCGCCCTGCCGCTCGCCGGTTTCGTGATGATGGCCATTCCCGGCGCCTTCGCCGAGGAGCGCCCCGTCGTCACCACGACCAAGGCCAGCACCGACGAGGTGCGCGAATTCTGCACCAACATCGCGGACGCTGCCCGCGACCAGCGTTACCTCCTGCAGAAGCAGGAACTGGAAACGCTGCAGAAGGATGTCGATGAGCGCATCAAGGTGCTGGAAACACGCCGGGCCGAATACGAGGACTGGCTGAAACGCCGCAACGATTTCCTGAAGTCCGCCGAAGCGGGCCTCGTGGAAATCTACCGCAAGATGAAGCCCGACGCCGCCGCCAGCCAGCTCGCCGAACTCGATCCGGAGATCGCGTCCGCCATCGTCATGAAGCTGCCGCCGCGCCAGTCGAGCACGATCCTCGGCGAGATGCCGGCCGACAAGGCCGCCATGCTCACCCGCATCATCGCCTCGGCGACCGATCCGAACACCTCGAAGGACCCGTCATGA
- the fliN gene encoding flagellar motor switch protein FliN encodes MAPKKTPIADDIMSSINAGDQELEQAIDDLRGVLQKDATGSLGADLPATIDDDPLAAFGGSDFGNTDFGGGAATSDFGADTGFGGSDFGGGDFGGGAGTDFSADLGEAPRPGSAMQSNMDLIMDIPIDLQIVLGSSQMQVSSLMNLSEGATIALDRRIGEPVEVMVNGRVIGRGEITVLENDDTRFGVKLIEVKSTRKI; translated from the coding sequence ATGGCACCGAAGAAAACACCCATCGCTGACGACATCATGTCCTCCATCAACGCGGGCGACCAGGAACTGGAGCAGGCGATCGACGACCTGCGCGGCGTTCTTCAGAAGGATGCTACCGGCTCGCTCGGCGCCGATCTTCCGGCGACGATCGACGACGACCCGCTGGCCGCTTTCGGCGGGTCCGACTTCGGCAACACCGATTTCGGCGGCGGCGCAGCCACGTCGGATTTCGGCGCCGACACCGGCTTCGGCGGGTCCGACTTCGGCGGCGGTGATTTCGGCGGCGGCGCCGGCACCGATTTTTCCGCCGATCTCGGCGAGGCCCCGCGTCCGGGCAGCGCCATGCAGTCCAACATGGACCTCATCATGGATATCCCGATCGATCTGCAGATCGTTCTGGGGTCCTCGCAGATGCAGGTCTCAAGCCTGATGAATCTCAGCGAAGGCGCCACCATCGCGCTCGACCGCCGCATCGGCGAACCGGTCGAAGTCATGGTCAACGGCCGGGTGATCGGCCGCGGCGAGATCACCGTTCTGGAAAACGACGACACCCGCTTCGGGGTCAAGCTCATCGAAGTCAAGAGTACACGCAAGATCTGA
- the motA gene encoding flagellar motor stator protein MotA, with translation MNIIIGLIVTIGCVLGGFMAMGGHVEVLNQPFELMIIGGAGVGGFIVANTMKVIKETGKALGEAFKHKVPKERDYLDTLGVLYSLMRDLRTKSRNEIEAHIDNPEESPIFQSAPTVLKNKELTAFICDYVRLIIIGNARSHEIEALMDEEIQTITRDKMKPYQSLTTMGDAFPAIGIIAAVLGVIKAMGKINESPEVLGGLIGSALVGTMLGIFLSYSIVTPIATNIKVVREKQNRLYVIVKQTLLAYMNGSVPQVALEYGRKTISSYERPSIDAVEQEMMNPGGGGDSKAA, from the coding sequence ATGAACATCATTATCGGTCTCATCGTTACCATCGGCTGCGTCTTGGGCGGCTTCATGGCCATGGGCGGCCACGTCGAGGTACTGAACCAGCCATTCGAACTCATGATCATCGGCGGCGCCGGCGTCGGCGGCTTCATCGTGGCGAACACGATGAAGGTGATCAAGGAAACCGGCAAGGCGCTCGGCGAGGCGTTCAAGCACAAGGTTCCCAAGGAACGCGACTATCTCGATACGCTCGGCGTGCTCTACAGCCTGATGCGGGACCTGCGCACGAAATCGCGCAACGAGATCGAAGCCCATATCGACAATCCCGAGGAATCGCCGATCTTCCAGTCCGCGCCGACCGTTCTCAAGAACAAGGAACTGACGGCCTTCATCTGCGACTACGTCCGCCTCATCATCATCGGCAATGCCCGCTCGCACGAGATCGAGGCGCTGATGGACGAGGAAATCCAGACGATCACGCGCGACAAGATGAAGCCCTACCAGTCGCTGACGACCATGGGCGACGCCTTCCCGGCCATCGGTATCATCGCGGCCGTTCTCGGGGTCATCAAGGCGATGGGCAAGATCAACGAATCCCCCGAAGTCCTCGGCGGCCTCATCGGTTCGGCCCTCGTCGGCACCATGCTCGGCATCTTCCTGTCCTACTCGATCGTCACGCCGATCGCCACGAACATCAAGGTGGTGCGCGAGAAGCAGAACCGCCTCTACGTCATCGTCAAGCAGACGCTGCTCGCCTACATGAACGGCTCGGTGCCGCAGGTGGCGCTGGAATACGGCCGCAAGACCATTTCCTCCTACGAGCGTCCGTCGATCGACGCGGTGGAGCAGGAAATGATGAACCCCGGTGGCGGCGGCGATTCGAAGGCGGCCTAA
- the flgF gene encoding flagellar basal-body rod protein FlgF, with protein MQTGLYVSLSSQLALDRRLATLADNVANSTTVGFRATEVKFNQVVSDQKNADVAFVSQGDEFISTRSGGITETGGTLDFAIKGDAWFQVETPAGPTLTRDGRFTLTDAGELVTLNGYPVLDAGGGPIQIDGNAGPILLSSDGQLNQNGRPVAALGIFEADLSAGFVRAGNSGIIPTRQPEPIVDRVDAGVVQGYVEESNVNAIGEMTQLIQVTRAFENIASLIRDSEESMKEALRTFGGNR; from the coding sequence ATGCAGACCGGGCTTTATGTATCGCTTTCGTCCCAGCTTGCGCTCGACCGCCGTCTGGCGACGCTCGCCGACAACGTCGCGAATTCGACGACGGTCGGCTTCCGCGCCACCGAAGTGAAGTTCAACCAGGTCGTCAGCGATCAGAAGAACGCCGATGTCGCCTTCGTTTCGCAGGGCGACGAGTTCATCTCGACGCGCAGCGGCGGCATCACCGAGACCGGTGGCACGCTCGATTTCGCCATCAAGGGCGACGCCTGGTTCCAGGTGGAGACGCCCGCCGGCCCGACGCTGACCCGCGACGGCCGCTTCACGCTGACGGATGCCGGTGAACTGGTGACGCTCAACGGCTATCCGGTGCTCGACGCCGGCGGCGGCCCCATCCAGATCGACGGGAATGCCGGCCCGATCCTGCTCAGCTCCGACGGTCAGCTCAACCAGAACGGCCGGCCCGTCGCCGCGCTCGGCATTTTCGAGGCGGACCTTTCGGCCGGCTTCGTGCGCGCCGGCAACAGCGGCATCATCCCGACCCGCCAGCCCGAACCCATCGTCGACCGCGTCGATGCGGGCGTGGTGCAGGGCTATGTCGAGGAATCCAACGTCAACGCCATCGGCGAGATGACGCAGCTCATCCAGGTCACGCGCGCCTTCGAGAACATCGCTTCGCTCATCCGCGACAGCGAGGAGTCCATGAAGGAAGCCCTTCGTACCTTTGGCGGGAACCGGTAA